The Pleuronectes platessa chromosome 11, fPlePla1.1, whole genome shotgun sequence genome includes a window with the following:
- the med6 gene encoding mediator of RNA polymerase II transcription subunit 6, whose product MSAVDFRDNLLGISWVDSGWVPILNPGNVLDYFSERSNPFYDRTCNNEVVKMQRLTLEHLNQMVGVEYILLHAQEPILYIIRKQQRQSPTQVIPYSDYYIIAGVVYQAPDLGTVISSRALSAVHGIQSAFDEAMSYCRYHPSKGYWWHFKDQEEREKNKPKSKKKEEQSSLFQRHRVDTLLLDLRSKFPPTFYQPKPGEKPIPVEVKKEPEPPAETVKQEEREPATKSSATAPPSKPPPEKRARLQ is encoded by the exons ATGTCGGCGGTGGATTTCAGAG ACAACCTTCTGGGGATCTCCTGGGTGGACAGCGGCTGGGTGCCCATTCTCAATCCCGGCAATGTGCTGGACTATTTCTCTGAGAGGAGCAACCCCTTCTACGACCGAACCTGCAACAACGAGGTCGTGAAGATGCAGCGGCTCACTCTGGAACATCTAAA TCAGATGGTGGGAGTGGAGTACATTCTTCTTCACGCTCAGGAGCCAATTCTTTACATAATCCGCAAACAGCAGAGGCAGTCGCCAACACAAG TGATACCTTACTCTGACTACTACATCATAGCAGGAGTCGTGTATCAGGCCCCAGACCTGGGAACAGTGATCAGCTCCAGAGCG CTGTCAGCAGTCCATGGAATCCAGTCAGCGTTTGATGAAGCCATGTCATATTGCCGGTACCACCCGTCCAAAGGATACTGGTGGCACTTTAAGGACCAGGAGGAGCGAG aaaaaaacaaacctaagtcaaagaagaaggaggaacAGAGTTCATTGTTTCAGAGGCACCGTGTAGACACACTCCTTTTGGATCTCAGGTCCAAATTCCCACCAACATTTTACCAG CCTAAGCCTGGTGAGAAGCCAATTCCAG TTGAGGTGAAAAAGGAGCCTGAACCTCCTGCAGAAACTGTAAAACAAGAGGAGAGGGAACCGGCCACAAAGTCCTCCGCCACAGCTCCACCCAGCAAACCTCCTCCCGAGAAGAGAGCAAGGCTCCAGTGA
- the LOC128450616 gene encoding tetratricopeptide repeat protein 9A has protein sequence MSAIPAGHDGRMEGGRGSRADSGSGGGGSPRLQPCAQPPSSSSGSSSSSSSRTKDARHQQQQLQQRHHGGSMWKQPSHNEPSDVVRRALDFKCQGTQCYKDKKYREAIGKYHRALLEIKGLCRVLGDPDTGSKPPSPLLPTFSKSSTLTDEQKGAMENAELECYNSLAACLLQMELVNYERVKEYCLKVLYKEGKNFKALYRSGVAYYHLGDFQKALYYLKESHKQEPSDTNAIRYIQLTEMKIRRSAQREKKEAT, from the exons ATGAGCGCGATCCCGGCCGGGCACGACGGCAGGATGGAGGGCGGCAGAGGCAGCCGGGCCGACagcggcagcggcggcggcggctcccCGAGGCTCCAGCCGTGCGCGCagcctcccagcagcagcagcggcagcagcagcagcagcagcagccggaccAAAGATGccagacaccagcagcagcagctccagcagaggCATCATGGTGGGTCGATGTGGAAGCAGCCGTCTCACAACGAGCCCTCGGACGTCGTGAGGCGCGCGTTGGACTTCAAGTGCCAGGGCACCCAGTGCTACAAGGATAAGAAGTACCGGGAGGCGATCGGCAAGTACCACCGCGCTCTGCTGGAGATCAAGGGGCTGTGCAGGGTGCTGGGAGACCCGGACACCGGCTCCAAGCCGCCGTCCCCCCTCCTGCCGACCTTCAGCAAGTCCAGCACCCTGACGGACGAGCAGAAGGGGGCCATGGAGAACGCAGAGCTGGAGTGTTACAACAGCCTGGCAG CCTGTCTTTTGCAAATGGAGCTGGTGAACTACGAGCGAGTGAAAGAATACTGTTTGAAAGTGCTTTACAAGGAAGGGAAGAACTTCAAGGCTCTCTACCGCTCCGGAGTGGCCTACTACCACCTGGGGGACTTCCAGAAGGCCCTGTACTACCTGAAGGAGTCACACAAACAGGAGCCATCAG aCACCAATGCCATCCGCTACATCCAgctgacagagatgaagattCGCCGGAGCGCCcaaagggaaaagaaagaggccACATAA